A section of the Clostridia bacterium genome encodes:
- a CDS encoding DUF3467 domain-containing protein, translated as MNTDTNINVIIPEGIGDPKYSNSFRTSFNETDFQIDFGHQVAGEDTLNVVSRITIPTSVMKKFVVTLFMTAQSYEKQFEQDLGFGGIKK; from the coding sequence ATGAATACAGATACAAATATCAACGTTATTATACCTGAAGGTATAGGTGATCCTAAATATTCAAACAGTTTTAGGACAAGCTTTAACGAAACTGATTTCCAAATTGATTTTGGACATCAAGTAGCTGGAGAAGATACGCTTAATGTTGTCTCGCGAATAACAATACCTACTTCAGTAATGAAAAAGTTCGTTGTTACACTTTTTATGACAGCACAAAGTTATGAGAAACAATTTGAACAGGATTTAGGATTTGGTGGAATAAAAAAATAA